Proteins from a genomic interval of Zingiber officinale cultivar Zhangliang chromosome 2A, Zo_v1.1, whole genome shotgun sequence:
- the LOC122042230 gene encoding LEAF RUST 10 DISEASE-RESISTANCE LOCUS RECEPTOR-LIKE PROTEIN KINASE-like 1.2: MIRERITMWLTRRKLWIPALFLLLSSLQRAAPESATPRYDDCAPRLCGGQEVRFPFWIIDRQPSYCGPPAFALTCLNDTGALFLTVLNIKFYVLRIFYYNSSVHFTLGDANDPCAFLLGTNTSGLFPFNVSHSNKRIFFLYNCSGSESAIPRSYQNMSCPRFNTRVLFGGEYDPARTLSPDPNCTVGVVPVMGDSNISAGSNYSALLRAGWMANYTARNCSKCAASGGRCGYDANNTSTWQGSICICPNGVHLGSCSSENISAGKKNSHRILLAAVTSGSAGFLAFTFTAIFLVWRFTKSQRNSTLNRNISSSLKDSEIQDHFQTHVFSYDELVEATDCFDSSRELGDGGFGIVYKGKLRDGRTVAVKRLYGKNYKKVEQFMNEVKILSLLRHQFLVSLYGSTSHRSRELVLVYEFVPNGTVADHLHGCRAAERILTWPMRLRIAIETADALAYLHAIDPPIIHRDVKTTNILLDDGFRVKVADFGLSRLFPADATHVSTAPQGTPGYVDPEYYQCFQLTGKSDVYSFGVVLVELISSKPAIDLRREKIEVHLANMAIAKIQNHELVDLVDPELWRTSDAAARMRIAMVAELAFRCLQSDGDRRPAVNEVLEGLVAIENAACDSGDKAEDAANWLRDDASLMHNVAMCSPDTVAGKWVSPSTASCASQ; this comes from the exons atgatcagAGAGAGAATCACTATGTGGCTGACCAGGAGGAAGCTCTGGATCCCTGCCctgttcttgctcctttcctCTCTGCAACGAGCAGCGCCGGAATCCGCCACGCCCCGCTACGACGACTGCGCTCCCCGGCTATGCGGCGGCCAGGAGGTCAGGTTCCCGTTCTGGATCATCGATCGGCAACCGAGTTACTGCGGCCCTCCGGCGTTCGCCCTCACTTGCCTCAACGACACCGGCGCCCTCTTCCTCACCGTCCTCAACATCAAATTTTACGTGCTCCGGATTTTCTACTACAACAGCTCCGTCCACTTCACTCTCGGCGATGCCAACGATCCCTGCGCCTTCCTCCTCGGCACAAACACCTCCGGGCTCTTCCCCTTCAATGTCAGCCACTCCAACAAGCGGATCTTCTTCCTCTACAACTGCTCCGGGTCGGAAAGCGCCATCCCGAGGAGCTACCAGAACATGTCCTGTCCCCGGTTCAATACCCGGGTCCTGTTCGGCGGCGAGTATGACCCAGCTCGCACGCTCTCGCCGGACCCGAACTGCACCGTCGGCGTGGTGCCGGTGATGGGCGACTCGAACATCAGCGCCGGCAGCAACTACTCCGCCCTGCTGCGGGCAGGCTGGATGGCGAATTATACTGCGAGGAATTGCAGCAAGTGCGCCGCCAGCGGCGGCCGGTGTGGCTACGACGCCAACAACACCTCGACGTGGCAGGGCAGTATCTGCATCTGCCCCAATGGAGTCCATCTCGGAAGTTGCAGCAGTGAGAATATATCTGCAGGGAAGAAGAATTCGCATAGGATATTGTTAGCAGCGG TTACTTCTGGATCTGCCGGATTCCTCGCTTTCACGTTCACCGCCATCTTCCTCGTTTGGAGATTCACGAAATCCCAAAGAAACTCAACGCTCAATAGAAATATTTCTTCTTCATTGAAGGATTCTGAAATCCAAGATCACTTCCAGACGCATGTCTTCTCCTACGATGAGCTCGTGGAGGCCACCGATTGCTTCGATTCCTCGAGAGAACTCGGAGATGGAGGCTTTGGCATAGTGTATAAAG GGAAACTCCGAGATGGTCGGACGGTCGCCGTCAAGCGATTGTACGGGAAGAACTATAAGAAGGTGGAGCAGTTCATGAACGAGGTCAAGATCCTCTCCCTTCTCCGCCACCAGTTCCTCGTCAGCCTCTACGGTTCGACCTCGCATCGCAGCCGTGAACTCGTCCTCGTTTATGAGTTCGTACCGAACGGCACAGTCGCCGACCACCTCCACGGCTGTCGCGCCGCCGAGCGGATTCTCACTTGGCCGATGCGCCTGCGGATTGCCATCGAGACGGCCGACGCGCTTGCGTACCTCCACGCCATCGACCCTCCGATCATACACCGCGACGTCAAGACCACCAACATCCTGCTCGACGACGGCTTCCGTGTCAAAGTGGCGGATTTCGGGCTCTCGCGCCTGTTTCCGGCAGACGCGACGCACGTCTCCACCGCCCCGCAGGGGACGCCGGGGTACGTCGACCCTGAGTACTACCAGTGTTTCCAGCTCACCGGCAAGAGCGACGTCTACAGCTTCGGGGTGGTGCTGGTGGAGCTCATATCGTCGAAGCCGGCGATCGACCTCCGGAGAGAAAAGATCGAGGTCCACTTGGCTAACATGGCGATCGCTAAGATCCAGAACCACGAGCTGGTCGATTTGGTCGATCCCGAGCTCTGGCGGACGTCGGACGCGGCGGCGAGGATGAGGATCGCCATGGTGGCGGAGTTGGCGTTCAGGTGCTTGCAGTCGGACGGAGACAGGAGGCCGGCCGTCAACGAAGTGCTCGAGGGACTGGTGGCGATAGAAAACGCGGCGTGCGATTCCGGCGACAAGGCAGAGGACGCTGCTAATTGGCTGCGAGATGATGCAAGTTTGATGCACAACGTCGCGATGTGCTCGCCGGACACAGTCGCCGGAAAGTGGGTGAGTCCATCCACTGCGTCTTGCGCTAGCCAGTGA